In the Arthrobacter sp. CDRTa11 genome, CCCTCCGCAGTTACTTCTCCACGAGGGTCAGGACGTCGTAGGTAGCCACAATTTCATCGTTCTGGTTGGTCAGCACCGCATCCCAGGCCACCTCGCCGTACTCGTCGGTCTCACGGGGCGTGATCTTCTTGGCCGTGAGGGTCACGCGGATTGAGTCGCCTGCGGCCACCGGGGTGATGAAGCGCAGGTTCTCCAGCCCATAGTTGGCCAGGACAGGACCCGGAGCCGGCTCCACGAACAGTCCGGCACCCCAGGCCAGCAGCAGGTAGCCATGGGCAACGATGCCGGGGAAGAAGGGGTTGGCTTCCGCGGCTTCCTGGTTGGTGTGGGCATAGAAGGTGTCGCCGGTGGAGTTGGCGAAGGCGGTGATGTCCTCCAGCCTGACCTCGCGCAGGTCCGAGCGGATGGCATCACCGATGTGCAGGGTTTCCAGCGACTTCCGGAACGGGTGCGTCCCCTCCGTCTCCAGGGTGAAGTTGCGGTCAGCACCGGCGTGCCAGACGCCCGTGACGGCGGTGAGCATGTTGGGTGAGCCCTGGATCGCGGTGCGCTGCATGTGGTGCATTACCGAGCGGATGCCGCCCAGTTCCTCGCCGCCGCCTGCCCGGCCGGGGCCGCCGTGGACCAGGTGCGGGACCGGGGAACCGTGGCCTGTGGAGCTGCGGGCGTCCTCACGGTTGAGCATCAGGACCCGGCCGTGGTGGGCGGCGATGCCCATCACCAGTTCCTGCGCCACCTTAGGATCGTTGGTGCATACAGAGGCCACGAGGGAGCCGCTGCCGCGGGCGGCGAGGCGGACGGCGTCGGGAATGTCCTTGTACCCAATCACCGACGAAACCGGGCCGAACGCCTCCAGCGAGTGGACTTCTTCCGCCTCGGAGTCCGGCCAGTTGAGCAGCACCGGTGCCATAAAGGCGCCGCCCTCCACAACCCCGGTATCACCGTTGGCAGTGGTGACCGACGGCGAATCGAGGGTTCCGTACGCAAGCTCACCGCCGGCGTCGAGCATTGACTGGACGGCGGCACGGACGTCAGCGAGCTGCTCGACGGAGGCGAGGGCGCCCATGGTGACGCCGTCAGCCCGGGGATCGCCCAGGACAACGCGTTCGGAGAGTCGCCTGCCGATGGCCGCGGACACCGCGGGAACCAGCTCCTGCGGCACGATGGCGCGGCGGATGGCGGTGCACTTCTGCCCCGCTTTGGCCGTCATTTCGGTGACGACGGACTTGACGAATGCGTCGAACTCCGGCGTGCCCTCCACGGCGTCCGGGCCCAGGATGGCGGCGTTCAAGGAGTCGGTTTCGGAGGTGAAGCGGACGCCGCCCTGCACCACGTTGGGGTGGGATTTCAGGGACAGGGCGGTGGACGCGGAGCCGGTGAAGGCCACCAGGTCGCGGTAGTCCAGCACGTCCAGGAGCCCGCGGACCGAGCCGGAAATGAGCTGCAGCGCGCCCTTGGGCAGGATGTTGGATTCGACGATCGCCTTGACCACTGCGGCAGCCACGTATCCGGTGGGGGTGGCGGGTTTGACGATGGTGGGCACGCCGGCGATGAAAGCAGGCGCGAACTTCTCGAGCATGCCCCAGACCGGGAAGTTGAAGGCGTTGATCTGCACGGCCACGCCCGGGATGCGCGTGTAGATGTGCTCGCCGGCGAAGGAGCCGTCCTTGGACAGCACCTCCAGCGGCCCGTCCACCACCACCTGCGAGTTGGGCAGTTCACGCCGGCCCTTGGATCCGAAGGTGAACAGGACGCCGATGCCGCCGTCGATATCGATCAGGTTGTCCACCTTGGTGGCACCGGTCTGGGCCGAGAAGGCGTAGAAGTGCTCGCGCCGGGCATGAAGATACTGCGCCAGTTCCTTGAGCTTGAGGGCGCGCTGGTGGAAGGTGAGCTGGCCCAGTTCCGCCTGGCCGATGGTGCGGCCGTATTCGACGACGGCGGCCAGGTCCAGGCCGTCCGTGCTGACCTTGGCCAGGATTTCGCCCGTGCTTGCATCACGCACGGGGACAGCGTTGGCCGTGGAGCCGGCGTCGGGCGTCCACCAGGCATCCTGCACAAAACTGGGGACTGTCTCTACGGTGTCGACTGTGGCTTCGGCTGTGGCGGTGGTGGTCATCGTTGACGGGTCCTTCCGGAACGGGGGCAAACAAAGGCGGTCAGGTATTACTGACCGTCCGTTCGGTAATATGACTACAGTACATGAATGTACCGTGCTGCACACTAGGAGTTCAGCTATTCCCGCCGCCCGAAGGAGAGCTCATGACCGCCGAGCCCACAGACACCGCCCCCACCCAGAATCCTGCCGACGCCGACTTGTGGAAGATCACCCTCGGCGAGCTGGACGAGAAAATGGGCGTCAAGATCGTGGAGGAATCCATCCAGCGTGTAGTGGCCACCATGCCCGTGGAGGGCAACAGGCAGTCCTTCGGGCTGCTGCATGGGGGTGCGTCCCTGGCTGTGGGAGAGGCCGTGGGCTCCTGGGCTGCCGTCATCCACGCGGGCACGCTGGGCAAGACAGCCGTGGGGGTGGACGTTTCCGCAACCCATCATCGGTCCGCGAGGGAAGGCACGATCACCATCACGGCCACACCCATCTATCTGGGCGGCACCCTCACTACCCACGAGGTCCTGATTACCAACGACGCCGGCGAGCGGCTCTGCACGCTGCGCATCACCAACCTGCTCCTCGACCGGAAGGTCTAGGCCGGAAGGTCTAAGCCGGACCTGCCCTTTTAACCGGCGATGCTCTATCAGATACGGTCCCCAAAGTGGGGCTGAAGCGACTCGAAGTGATAGCTCAACGGGTGGTGGTGGGGTGCTGCTTCTTTCGCCGCAGGCCGAGGACAAGGAAAAGGCTGCCGACGGCGATGGCACCGGCCGCGAG is a window encoding:
- a CDS encoding PaaI family thioesterase, which codes for MTAEPTDTAPTQNPADADLWKITLGELDEKMGVKIVEESIQRVVATMPVEGNRQSFGLLHGGASLAVGEAVGSWAAVIHAGTLGKTAVGVDVSATHHRSAREGTITITATPIYLGGTLTTHEVLITNDAGERLCTLRITNLLLDRKV
- the paaZ gene encoding phenylacetic acid degradation bifunctional protein PaaZ yields the protein MTTTATAEATVDTVETVPSFVQDAWWTPDAGSTANAVPVRDASTGEILAKVSTDGLDLAAVVEYGRTIGQAELGQLTFHQRALKLKELAQYLHARREHFYAFSAQTGATKVDNLIDIDGGIGVLFTFGSKGRRELPNSQVVVDGPLEVLSKDGSFAGEHIYTRIPGVAVQINAFNFPVWGMLEKFAPAFIAGVPTIVKPATPTGYVAAAVVKAIVESNILPKGALQLISGSVRGLLDVLDYRDLVAFTGSASTALSLKSHPNVVQGGVRFTSETDSLNAAILGPDAVEGTPEFDAFVKSVVTEMTAKAGQKCTAIRRAIVPQELVPAVSAAIGRRLSERVVLGDPRADGVTMGALASVEQLADVRAAVQSMLDAGGELAYGTLDSPSVTTANGDTGVVEGGAFMAPVLLNWPDSEAEEVHSLEAFGPVSSVIGYKDIPDAVRLAARGSGSLVASVCTNDPKVAQELVMGIAAHHGRVLMLNREDARSSTGHGSPVPHLVHGGPGRAGGGEELGGIRSVMHHMQRTAIQGSPNMLTAVTGVWHAGADRNFTLETEGTHPFRKSLETLHIGDAIRSDLREVRLEDITAFANSTGDTFYAHTNQEAAEANPFFPGIVAHGYLLLAWGAGLFVEPAPGPVLANYGLENLRFITPVAAGDSIRVTLTAKKITPRETDEYGEVAWDAVLTNQNDEIVATYDVLTLVEK